ACGCttcatacttattttatttagagcaacacacacatgcgacTTAACCTAATAAGACTCTCTAACTAGCAACAAAGAGTCTGAAGTCTGAAAGCTTAAAAGAATAAAGGTAAAGGCAACTTTTTCGAATCTTAAAATTAAGCTTCAATCGAGGAGCTTTAGTATTTAAAGGAAGGTATTAAATTGAGCAAAActaaatcaatcaattgaaatatattcacTTTAGCAAGCGTTTACTGTATCTAGTTGCTaggtatatatgtacatacatactttgAGATTTTAATCAGCATGAAATGGGCATATCAATTTTTTAGGCAAACAAATGTATCGTATTCAAAATCTTCTTTACCTTCTCAGTTTACATAAATTGATTATGATTGATTGttgcagagaaagagagagcggcTTTTCTTTGAGTCTCAAAAGAAACTAAATTTCGCGTTGTCTTAagcacaatttaaatttagttagctctcaaaaaagaaaactgaaaatttcGTAGGAATTGCCTCCTGTGAGGATTGAACTCACGACCCCTGGTTTACAAGACCAGTGCTCTGCCACTGAGCTAAAGAGGCGGCTGATTTAATGGCGCGAAAGTAGCGAATTTAAGCAACGAACTCAAGCTGTGCTCGTCTGCAAAGTGCAAGCTTCGTTCTCACTCAGTTCTGTTTCGGTATctgtctgtatctgtatcttgtGTCTTGTATCTAAGCGCTAAGAACACATGTTGACACAGTTGTcgcctgcctgctgctgtcgctgctttgGTGCTTTGGTGCTGCCCATTTCTTGCGGCTGATAACTGTTTTGATGTTCATCGAGAGCGTCAGATATGAAATGAGTTGGGACACGACAAGGTCAGCGTCAGTGAAGACCggatattaatttttaaaaattacacacattcatacttattgttattatcttaataatcatcatcattatgatCATGCTGATGGCACAtctgaactgagctgagctcaaCCCGAAcacgatgtcgatgtcgatgtcgatatCTATGTGGATGTCGACTTCTGCCGCGGGCTGTGCGCTTCAGTGGCCCATGACAATTAGGGccaaaaagagaagaaattCAGTTTCGGCGGCAGCAGGCTCACCTGTTGTAAGTGAAACCTGAAATGGCTGAAGTCTGAAatggagacagagacggagctGACTGgatagagatggagatggattCATTAGTCGGACTCGAAATGAAAACGACATGCCCAatgaacaaatattttcacatcATCATTTTGATTACCACAGTTTGCACTTGtggttgtgcgtgtgtgcgtgttggcgagtgtatgtgagtgtaGATCAATTCGATTTCAGTTTCGAGGCAACAGTGCGTGATAAATGGATCAACGATCTGCGCGCTTCACTGACCCATCTCAGTCTCAAACTCAGCCTCTGTTTCAGTTCATCCTGTGACTTGGCAAAATCCCAAAAATCAATCGATcgcttctgctgctgatgctcaCATGTGACGCACATATTGTGGCAACAGCATATTCACAGGGCACACAGCAGGATCTGAAACTCTGGCCCCTTTTGCCTTACCTTGCCCCTGGGCCAAACTAAAAGGTAATTGCAATTAGCCGAGACAAACAACTGGCGCGTGCTGTGCGCCGTTAGAGTTATTGGAAATTTAACAGCTGTTGGACACCTTCAAGGCGCtaacaacaagcaagcaaCACACGCTTTTATCAAACCCAACGAGCATAAGGTTTTGCCCTCAATGCTGACACATATGTTCAGGCAAAAGGTTGCAAGGAATGAGGTAAAAGACACAAAGAGGGTTTCGAATGAGGTAAAAGACACAAAGAGGGTTTCTTAAAGTCTATAATCAGCAACGAATgtattcaaataaacaaacattgcTGAAAACTAGGAAACATTTGACTGGGCTCTTCTCTCATGTTGCAAAAAGAAGCGAAATTCCCATGCGATCGATAATTCAACTGACATAAAATGGAGAAGTTCAATAGTattttatctttaaaattgaTGCATTTAACTTCAATTTGCCTTTATCtctcaatattatatatatatagttaaattactataaatatgaagaatacatacatatctatgtatataaatatatatatatttatatttatttaaagaacgTGAAAcctaacataacataacattacatgtaaaaaagctacaatcgagcgTGATCGACTGTGGTATACTCGTTatccaaaaatactaaaatataccgacgaCTATACTTGGAGATAACTCCTGCCTGTTAGgcttaatatacaaattaaataaatcaatgtatattttatacatttcaaattactACGTAGAGaaaaatctattttttgtagttttatttaaaacaattcaaatttaagattgtttaAGATTATATTCTTCAATTTCAAGACTGGGCCATCTATATTTGTTGTAGATTTTCGATCTTAATTTACGAATAAACCTTCTTGGTTCATTTTTGACATACAAACAATCTTGATTGAAGATTTTATTCTAGATTTTAGTACgatttttctttctgtgtataAGTAAATATAGATATAAAGTAACCATTATTTTTGGGAGaataaaatactttcaatTAAGTACAGATTTGATGGGATTAAGAACGCTGCAAACTTCGAGTTGAGCTTGGATTTAAAAATCGCATGATGCAGTTATTGTGaaatcgcattaaaataaaaccgCAAAACGATTTCGAATCACATAAAAATCTTTATTGGCTGCATTTAGCGGCTTATTTTTTTGACAATCGACCCCGAAAATGCCAACGAATTGAACGATGCGTGGAACAATAGGGGAATTGCTGAGGAATTGGGTGAGAAATTGGCTGATTTAGTGTAAAATTGACTGCGCCCGAATCTcgacaaaaaagaagaatacaaaaaacacaaaaaaaaaatgaggcTTAATGCGTGCTGACAGCCAGCGTAGTATTTCGTCATTATCCTTTGCATAAAAAAAGGACGTGTCTGTCATTCGGCAATTCGTCACGTGCTGTCATTGGATGCAGCAGTTGTAACTGCAGAGATCCGGATTCCTGATCCGGCTGCTCATCAATCTCAAGCTCAGGTTGTAACTGTATTATTGTGGATATTAAATCGCAGAGATGCGCACAACCGAGTTATGTTGTCCTGTCGCTTTTTTTGGTATCCTGCGCACGCGCCACACTCGCattgcattttccattttccaatTCCCTTTTCTATTTGCAGCTGTCGCTGCTGACGCCGACGCCAGCACTCGAAACACAGTTGTaattgctgtcgctgttgttgttgctgttgctgtgtcgTTCAACCCCCTCGCGAGTGTGCAAGGAAAACTCGCCCGTCTGGCATTAGCTTTTGTTTTCCACTTGAGTGTCCGCACAATGCCAGCCAAGGCAGTCGAGAGCACtttccattgttgttggcttttgtaAACATGCAGTTTTTTACCTTGCTTTTCACTctttatttttcgtttctgatttgatttcagagcacttaattaatttgaactgCTTTCGATTGCCAACGAGTATTCCATGTGTTCCATAAGTATTTACttttatgaaaattcaattaatgcatttatttgacCTTTTCATTCTATTAATGTTTTCCCCGCCTCCCGTTGCGTTGCCTTTTAAACTCTAATCTtaacagaacagaacacatGTGGCGTTCTCAGAGCAACTACAGTCAGGACTCTGCAATTAAATGATTAGAAAGTGTAGATTCCCAGAGGCaacaatgcaataaaatgGCATTACCAGGAaaacttaatttgatttaaattacagagtacaataataataatcataatggTGGTAAAACTCCATtcacatattatatatattttaaaatttaaatataatttattaatttaaaatgtaaagtaatatattgccttcaaattgaattataaatgaatcccaatttgaataaatttgtatacaaatTTCCTAAAAAATAAGCTTATAATACcttaaaagaaatacaattgtAAACTTGTAAGCGAAAGAATCgaattacttttaaaagtaaagaaatattataaaacttTGCTATTGAACAAAtgttgattatatttttaaaaactaaagtgagatatacacattttatgcctttactttcaaaatgaataattcGTTAAAcccaaataaaaatgcatcgaatttgaaatttcaaatatataataaagatGCTTCTTTTGCCTACTAACATAGTTGTGAATTGTTGAATGGATTATCGATTATATTCAGATAATGGCAGATTTATTGCTgaagtgcaataaaaatgtatcagCATTCAGTGGAGTAAATCTAAATCAATAGCTGATTGATTTGCTAGTTAGTCTGTTTATACATAATTGATTTGAAAAGCCGGTTTCCAACTCTCAGGGCTGaactaataaaatgaaatacgaaTGAGTTTTTTCTCGATCGTTTTATGATATGCAATTAATCGTCATATCAGCGATTGTGTTGGATTTGGGCCTTTTTCAATGTCAGCGAAACGATTGAAATCAATTGGCTTAGGAAAAGAGTTGTCAACGATCTGCTAAACTTGagctaaaatttatttaatcgctcgtttaaaattaattaagaagcgcaattaaatttgcattgcggagtggagtggagaggAGTGGGAAAAGTTTGAGCAACGAAactggtttttattttgtggccGCTTAAAAAGACATTTTCAGagatgacaacagcaacatgatACAAATATGCACACGAGTCATAAGCCCGAAAATGGCCAAGagtcattttgaattttggaTTTTTCGTAACTCGCGGGATTAGTTTCTCAGTCGAGCGTCGACAGTTGGCAGTCTACAGTATACAGTCGGCAGTGGGACAATGgcaatgcaaattgttataaattgtttatggcTTAAATGTCAAGAGCCAAGAGCTGCTGCCACCCACAAAAATACGACAATAAAATAtggcaatttacaatttgtggGCAAATGATGAAATATGTTTCAAttacgctttttatttttggcatgtGTTGCAAGTTGGTTCCGTCACGGCGCGGCAGGAAGCAAGTTGTGGCAGCTAACTGGGCTTATAGCAAAAAAATTCGTTGACTTAGTTAATGGCTTTAATTGCTTTGTCTGCCTGGCTCTTTGTCTGCCATTTTGGTCATTGTTCGTGAGTGAGTGAGTTGCTcgtgttcgtgttcgtgtGAGTGCGCTTCAAGTTGACATGAATCGCTAGcttgcaacggcaacagcaacaacaacaatggagtGCACTTTGAATAGCAACAGGCGCAACAAACAGAATGCCGGAAGTTCGTTGCATATtgcacaataacaacaaaaactagcGAGctgttttttcatttcaattgcaacggaagtttaatgcaatttttgcaCAATCGAGAATCAAAATCGTATAGAAATGCGAAATAAACTGTAATTAAGAGACGACTCAAATTGATGGTTATATTCGCTTTATCGTTGGGTAGCTACCCATTTATTCCGCATGAATTTGCATATGCTGATAAACAAGAGTCCGAGCACAGGGTCAGAGAAATGGCATTGCCCAAAAGTTCACTGCGATTTGAAATGCATTCCCTGACATTCCTGCTCCTCCTTCTcatgctgctgcggctgtggctgctgaCAATGCACTACAATTAGGGGTTGCAACAATgatgttgcaacttgcaactgcaaccgaGCTGAGagtgataaatattttgcgcCTGAATGACAGCTCATAAAGAGATCGGCCCATGCCCATTGACAGTCGAGAGACGCAACTTTATTGATAATGTTAATGTTCAATGACAGTTGTAACACTCTGATTACGAGTAGCAGACAGACATAGactgagagagtgagagagggtgCGGGGTGCGCATCCTTTCAGTGCCACTGCACTCTACTGTACTGTGCAAGTGGCAGCTGTCggatttgtttgttgtaagCATCGTTTATTTGCCGCTTACAAGCTGCAGTCAACCAGCCCGCCTTTGAGTCATCATCAGTCATCATCAAGactgacgttgttgttgttgttgttgtcgctgttgcctCTGACATGTTGTCCAGTCTGACAGCCACCCCACAACACACAGAGTTTTCCAACACTGCCGCGAATAAAGGGTTACATTGGCAAAGTCAATGCCAACGGATTCAACAGCTTACGAAATTACCATACTGCCCTGCCCTCAAATCCAGACTAGAAAGCGTTTAGCCTGCTTGAGGCGAATGCTCCGACTCTCCTCGGGTTGCGTTTCGGTTTCGCGTCCCATTGTGCATAATGCATTTTCACAGCGGTACACCGCCACCCCaggaaaagaagaagaagggaaAGAAAAAGGGAAAGTGGGCGGTGTAATGTTGACACTGTAATTTACGCATTTCACCTTTTATGCGACATGCAAATTTGCATAACTTCAATAGGACTTCAAAAGGGCTGTCGCTGAGGTAATCCGATATGAGCATAATGCACAATAATACCCAACATGAAATACTCCAATAAATGTACCTACATTTGATATTCACCTTAAGTTGAGGGTACAGTCGTGTAGTTTTTATGGCTGTCGATTTGGAATCTGCATAAATTTCATGAGAAGTTATATTAATAGCTACCTAAATCTATTTAATCGTAATATTCGTTTTCTCTCGTTTTGCCATGTTATCTCAAATGTTATGCATAGCAAATAAATCTCTGGCAATttctaaaagaaaaagaaatgcaaaccAACTTACGAGTGTTTTGCCAGAAGTAAGCATTAAGGCGGAACTTCGCTCTTGTAGTATTATCAGTGCAATCTACAAAATTTGaaagacactcacacacaagtTGCAGCTCCAATGACACAAATGAGTCGCAACCcattgtggctgctgcaagCAACTTCTTAACTTCCCACGCCACAGATAGCGCTACTCAGCCGGAGCTGTTGAGTCTTTTGCTTACAATTTACCATAACAAATTGCCTCTTCAAAAGTCTGTGGAGTAAATACGTAGACATTTGGAACCTTTCTTCATCACTCAGACGAAAATTTAGGTAGCCACAGTGACAACCTTTCAACCAAACTTGGCAGCTGCTCGTTCCATTTGCAACGCAAGTGCTGATGCTAGATAATATCAGGAATTAATTGCAGATAGCAttaacacatatttatattggCTTACGCCCTAAATTGAGCAGCGCTCATTACGACGCGTTGCCAACTGCTCAAACTGCCCCCGAACCAGTGAAATTTCGTCTGCTGGTGAAAAGTTGTCGCTCAGCGCGCAGACGTATTCAGCGATTTTAGCGCAGCGCGTTGCTCAGGCCTCTTTAGCTCAGTGGCAGAGCACTGGTCTTGTAAACCAGGGGTCGTGAGTTCAATCCTCACAGGAGGCAATCGAATTttgaaacactttttttttacattttttaatttttttgaagttttattttatttttttaatactatatgaaaaatacctaaatcttattaaattaatagaatTCGAAAGATTTAAAAGCATTCTAATGTTGTTTATGGCAATCATGATTTCTTATAATTGCGcactattttctattttatttacagtTGATTAGAAATTGTTGATAAAGCTATGAATGTGTACAACATACAAATGCGGaattgtaaatacatttttaattgttagtTTTTTATATGATCGGTCAAATTCTTTGAACTCTTTATTTGACTCATttcctatttaaaaataacctttttGATAATATACAGAGGTGTTAATGATCTCGCTAATACCAAAGACTATGGAATACAAAGGTATTGCATGGTATACAGCAAGCTTTCTTAGTATTTACACTTTATTGTCAGAAAACTACTagcaaattaatgaaatgtttcgaaaatacttaaatgtgTTCTcatgcaaataatatttaaaaactaaaatatacattgttaaatgaaaaaaaaatctcaTGGGAGACGCAGTACGATCTGCCTCCTGTGAGGATTGAACTCACGACCCCTGGTTTACAAGACCAGTGCTCTGCCACTGAGCTAAAGAGGCGAATGGGCCAAGCGCGCCGAATAACTGGCATCATTTAGAGGGAGAGGCTACCCGCATTATTGACTTTCATTTGGCAGCTATATATAgcgtaatttataattaagttaAAGGTGTTCTCATGTTCTCTGAGGCATGTGAACAACTGTACAAATTGACATGATGTCGGAAAATGCTAGAGAACTCTGCTGAATGAAAGTATCTAATGAGAAGaacgacagagagagagagagtgcgagcgtatttcgaatattttgtttgtaaacaAATGCAGCAACTCAATGCTTGCTCTCCTGATCTCGCTATATCTATCGCTGGCTTTCTCTGCTGCTCCGAATAGCACGCTTTTCCgatctaaaaataaaagagccGAAAGTTGTCTGGATACCACACGTTGCCACTAACTATATATCCGAGAATTCGTTTAGTGCGCCTGCAGTATTCATAGACGAAAGAACTCAATTTGTGTACAACACTTGCATAATTTGATATCTAGTATATCTGAATTTCATCAATAAAAGGAAATTTGAATTGAGTTGTCGCCATGAAACTGCCACTTAGCCAGCAGAAAGGCTTCTTTGCCGAGTACTATCTAAAGCTGCGCGAAGTTGGAGCTGCCAGCTGCGAGTCGGATATTGCAAAATTATCCGGATGTGGCAACGACGACGAGCGCGTGGCCTATGTGGATCAGCTGAGCTGGGTGCGGGCGGGAGATGCGGGACTGCAGGTGCAACGTGAGTTCAATGGAAAGAGTGCCACAATTGCTGCCGAGTTGAAGGAACGTGCCACCAACGCTTTCAAACAGAAGAAGTGGTTGGAGGCGATGCTGCTCTACAGCAGAAGCTACGTCTCGTTGCCCAGCGACAAGGGTGAGTAACTGTCCACAAACCGAGGATCACTGGTGATCATTAATAAGAGTTTATCTATAGTTCTGGAGCGTGCTATTGCTTTGGCTAATCGCTCGGCCACCTTGTACCACATGCAAAAGCACACCGAGTGCCTGGTGGACATTCGACGTGCACTCGATCTTGGCTATCCCAAGGATCTGCTCTACAAACTCTACGAGCGGCAGGCTCGCTGCTACATGGCCATAAAGGATTATCCGCACACCATTAGCGCCTTCAAGTAGGTGACATTGTTtgatatttacaaatatacatattgaCTGCAATTTTGAATGGCAGAAAATGCATTACAGCCATGGATGACTCCACGCTGCCTGCAGACAGACGCTCTAAGCTGCACTTGGATGCCATGACTATGATCAAATTACTGGACGCTGATCCACGCACGGCGAAACAAGCAGCGAAACAGCTAAAGCTAAAGGCTGCTAATGTCAGCACAGATCTCGATCAGGCACAAACCTTGCCGGATGAGAAGGAGTATGTCAGCGAGCTGGTGCGCATCGATCAAAATACTCAAGAAGGTCGCTTTGCCCGCGCCTCTGCCGATGTCCAGGTGGGCCAGGAGCTGCTCGTCGAGCGTCCCTACGTCGCCGTCCTCCTCGAGAAGTTCGCTCAAACCCACTGCGAGTATTGCTTTATGCGGTAAGTGATGTTAACTTAACATTATGCTAATTAACAGCATGTGTTAATAGCGTGCTAACAGCATGTGTTAATATAGTTCTAATTAACAGCAGATAAATCTTGCTATGTTAAAATGGGAGCAGTTTGCCCATGTTAATAACAGCAgcgtatttaaaataaagaagtCTTTAAATTGTCAGAGGaagatttattaaatgaaagaTACTTACGCCGCTATAATTTAGCTGCTTTAacttaagagagagagagagttgttTAGTACCTTGTTAGATTAGATGACGAGTCTTCAAATAAGCCGAggattattaatataaaatatacttatttatatttacatattaatatacattcaCTTAAGAGAAGCTTGACTTATTGGTGTTTAGGTGTTTAGGTACgaaataaagtttataaattgTCCAAggattaagaaaataaaacatgttGAATATAAACTGAGTGTAATTTAGCAGACGTTACCTTAAGAGAGCAAATACATGTTCTCGACTTAATAACAGCTGACTTTTTACTAGAATCTTTAGCAAGAGAATTACAAAATAGTTGATGATTACGAAAATTAAAgctaatatacatacatatgtctaagctcaatttaatttagctATGTTTTGGTATGTTATTAACAGCAATTTGCTTAGCAGCATGTTAAGATAAACGTTCTAAAATAAGCCGAAGATAATTTTACTAAGAGTAGAGCTTGTAACCACAGCGAGTTGCTCAGCAACTTGCTAAGATAGAAGGGAGAATATATAAGTTTCCGAGAACTAACTAATTGGAACATACTTCTATGTACATCCCCCATTATCTGTCATTCGTTTCCAGGACTGTGGTGCCCGTGGCTTGTCCTGGCTGCTCGGATGTCGTCTACTGCTCGGAGCAGTGTCAGCAGCGGGCTGCATCCAAGTACCACAAGTACGAGTGTGGCATATTGCCGGTGCTTTGGCGATCGGGTGCCTCGATCAATAACCACATGGCACTGCGCATCATTGCCAGCAAGCCACTGGATTACTTTCTGCAACTGAAGCCAACGCTGGACGATGAACTCTCACTGGAACAGCTCTTGAGGTGAGTCTAGCTTAACAATACAATCTATATTAAATGTTCCGTACTCCACTTAGTCTTCCCAAGGACGAC
This is a stretch of genomic DNA from Drosophila albomicans strain 15112-1751.03 chromosome 3, ASM965048v2, whole genome shotgun sequence. It encodes these proteins:
- the LOC117572781 gene encoding SET and MYND domain-containing protein 4 translates to MKLPLSQQKGFFAEYYLKLREVGAASCESDIAKLSGCGNDDERVAYVDQLSWVRAGDAGLQVQREFNGKSATIAAELKERATNAFKQKKWLEAMLLYSRSYVSLPSDKVLERAIALANRSATLYHMQKHTECLVDIRRALDLGYPKDLLYKLYERQARCYMAIKDYPHTISAFKKCITAMDDSTLPADRRSKLHLDAMTMIKLLDADPRTAKQAAKQLKLKAANVSTDLDQAQTLPDEKEYVSELVRIDQNTQEGRFARASADVQVGQELLVERPYVAVLLEKFAQTHCEYCFMRTVVPVACPGCSDVVYCSEQCQQRAASKYHKYECGILPVLWRSGASINNHMALRIIASKPLDYFLQLKPTLDDELSLEQLLSLPKDDFRRVAHLERHQKERPPSNFFQYVLMARFLTRCLQSAGYFGNDPQPEQVKVISSLVLRSLQFIQFNTHEVAELHKFSAERREKSIFIGGAIYPTLALFNHSCDPGVVRYFRGTTIHINSVRPIEAGLPINENYGPIYTQDKRDDRQARLKDLYWFECNCDACLENWPLFDQLPRDIIRFRCEAPNNCAAIIEVPPTCNDFMIKCVTCGEMTNILKGLKVMQDTEMMTRTAKRLYDTGDYSKSLNKFVDLLRIMYEVLAPPFPDFCECQQHLKDCFLNLGNVYNLD